From Salinirubellus salinus, the proteins below share one genomic window:
- a CDS encoding 50S ribosomal protein L18e: MSSKTNPRLADLIAELKATARNGGGDVWGDIAGRLEKPRRTHAEVNLGRIERYAREDETVVVPGKVLGSGALRKEVTVAAVNFSGTARTKVDAVGEAISLEQALEQNPEGSNVRVLR, from the coding sequence ATGAGTAGCAAGACCAACCCGCGTCTCGCCGACCTCATCGCCGAGCTGAAGGCGACCGCCCGCAACGGGGGCGGCGACGTGTGGGGCGACATCGCCGGCCGGCTGGAGAAGCCGCGGCGGACCCACGCAGAGGTCAACCTCGGGCGTATCGAACGGTACGCCCGCGAGGACGAGACGGTCGTCGTGCCGGGCAAGGTGCTCGGCAGCGGTGCGCTCCGGAAGGAGGTCACCGTCGCGGCCGTGAACTTCTCCGGCACCGCCCGCACCAAGGTGGACGCCGTCGGTGAGGCGATCAGTCTGGAACAGGCACTCGAACAGAATCCCGAAGGCTCGAACGTGAGGGTCCTCCGATGA
- a CDS encoding DNA-directed RNA polymerase subunit K has translation MEQQHNRYEKARIIGARALQVSFGAPVLVETEQVEPILIAAEEYDAGVLPFTVRRKGSVRSAGGES, from the coding sequence ATGGAACAGCAACACAATCGGTACGAGAAGGCACGCATCATCGGGGCGCGAGCGCTGCAGGTGTCGTTCGGTGCTCCCGTGCTGGTCGAGACCGAACAGGTCGAACCCATCCTCATCGCGGCCGAGGAGTACGACGCCGGTGTGCTGCCGTTCACCGTCCGTCGGAAGGGGTCGGTCCGTTCGGCGGGTGGTGAGTCGTGA
- a CDS encoding Mrp/NBP35 family ATP-binding protein, translating to MDEAAVRDALSGVEDPDLGDDIVSLGLVNSVTVEDGTVSVDLALGAPYSPTETAIAGRVREALVDSGLEVDLSASVDRGDADESVLPTVKNIVAVASGKGGVGKSTVSVNLAAGLADRGARVGLFDADIYGPNVPRMLGADEGPRVTENETMIPPVKYGMKVMSIDFLTGEDSPVIWRGPMVDKYITQLWEVVEWGTLDYMIVDLPPGTGDAQLSMLQSVPVSGAVVVTTPQEVAVDDARKAMRMFGKFETPVLGVVENMSGFVCPDCGNEHDIFGKGGGEAFAEEADMPFLGDLPLDPRVREGGDDGKPAVLDDGETAEKFREFVGETADMQGIVHRNRVARSNR from the coding sequence ATGGACGAAGCCGCCGTACGCGACGCACTCTCGGGCGTCGAGGACCCGGACCTCGGGGACGACATCGTCTCGCTCGGACTCGTGAACAGCGTGACCGTCGAGGACGGGACGGTCAGCGTGGACCTCGCGCTGGGTGCGCCGTACTCACCGACGGAGACGGCCATCGCCGGCCGGGTCCGCGAGGCGCTCGTCGACTCGGGGCTCGAGGTGGACCTGAGCGCGAGCGTGGACCGTGGGGACGCCGACGAGAGCGTGCTCCCCACCGTGAAGAACATCGTCGCCGTCGCCTCCGGCAAAGGTGGCGTCGGGAAGTCGACCGTCTCGGTGAACCTCGCGGCCGGGCTCGCGGACCGTGGCGCCCGTGTCGGCCTCTTCGACGCCGACATCTACGGCCCGAACGTCCCGCGGATGCTCGGAGCCGACGAGGGGCCACGGGTCACAGAGAACGAGACGATGATCCCACCGGTGAAGTACGGGATGAAGGTGATGTCCATCGACTTCCTCACCGGCGAGGACTCCCCCGTCATCTGGCGCGGTCCGATGGTGGACAAGTACATCACCCAGCTGTGGGAGGTGGTCGAGTGGGGGACGCTCGACTACATGATCGTCGACCTGCCACCGGGGACCGGGGACGCACAACTCTCGATGCTCCAGTCGGTGCCCGTCTCGGGTGCCGTGGTCGTCACGACGCCACAGGAGGTCGCCGTCGACGACGCGCGCAAGGCCATGCGGATGTTCGGGAAGTTCGAGACGCCCGTGCTCGGCGTCGTCGAGAACATGTCCGGGTTCGTCTGCCCCGACTGCGGGAACGAACACGACATCTTCGGGAAGGGCGGGGGCGAGGCGTTCGCGGAGGAGGCCGACATGCCGTTCCTCGGCGACCTGCCGCTGGACCCTCGCGTGCGCGAAGGAGGTGACGACGGCAAGCCCGCCGTCCTGGACGACGGCGAGACTGCCGAGAAGTTCCGCGAGTTCGTCGGCGAGACCGCGGACATGCAGGGTATCGTCCACCGCAACCGGGTCGCCCGCTCGAACCGATGA
- a CDS encoding 30S ribosomal protein S9 — MVTNTSGKKKTAIARATVREGQGRVRLDGKPVELVEPELARLKMLEPFRIAPDELRESVDVDITVQGGGFSGQADAARTAIARGLVEHTNDAELRDAFMTFDRSLLVNDVRQSESKKWGGPGARARYQKSYR; from the coding sequence ATGGTAACCAACACCTCAGGCAAGAAGAAGACCGCTATCGCCCGCGCCACGGTGCGCGAGGGCCAGGGGCGCGTCCGACTGGACGGCAAGCCCGTGGAGCTCGTCGAGCCGGAGCTGGCGCGACTGAAGATGCTGGAGCCGTTCCGCATCGCGCCGGACGAGCTCCGCGAGAGCGTGGACGTGGACATCACCGTCCAGGGCGGTGGGTTCTCCGGGCAGGCCGACGCCGCCCGGACGGCCATCGCCCGCGGACTGGTCGAGCACACGAACGACGCGGAACTCCGCGACGCGTTCATGACGTTCGACCGCTCGCTGCTGGTCAACGACGTCCGGCAGTCCGAGAGCAAGAAGTGGGGCGGCCCCGGCGCTCGGGCCCGCTACCAGAAGTCCTACCGGTGA
- a CDS encoding 30S ribosomal protein S4, which produces MPLGSNTKFYETPNHPFQGQRISEEADLLGRYGLKNKEELWRSQSELRGYRREARRLLGQVGEEELTRREREQFLARLVRLGILGEDDGLDAVLGLDTTDILERRLQTVAYRQGLAHTPQQARQFIGHGHITVEGARVTTPSYKVPTAQEDFIAFDENSPLADDLHPERAGGQE; this is translated from the coding sequence ATGCCACTCGGAAGCAACACCAAGTTCTACGAGACGCCGAACCACCCGTTCCAGGGCCAGCGCATCAGCGAGGAGGCCGACCTCCTCGGGCGCTACGGTCTGAAGAACAAGGAGGAACTCTGGCGTTCGCAGTCCGAACTGCGCGGCTACCGGCGCGAGGCGCGTCGGCTGCTCGGGCAGGTCGGTGAGGAGGAACTGACCCGACGCGAGCGAGAGCAGTTCCTCGCTCGCCTCGTCCGACTCGGTATCCTGGGCGAGGACGACGGACTCGACGCCGTCCTCGGGCTGGACACCACGGACATCCTCGAACGGCGACTCCAGACGGTCGCGTACCGGCAGGGGCTCGCACACACGCCCCAGCAGGCCCGACAGTTCATCGGGCACGGCCACATCACGGTCGAGGGCGCGCGTGTCACCACGCCGTCGTACAAGGTCCCGACCGCACAGGAGGACTTCATCGCGTTCGACGAGAACAGTCCGCTGGCGGACGACCTGCACCCCGAACGCGCGGGTGGTCAGGAATGA
- a CDS encoding 30S ribosomal protein S11, giving the protein MSAEEGGKQDRWGVAHIYASFNNTILTVTDLTGAETIVKSSGGTVVKQNRDEASPYAAMQMAEVVAEEIKAAGIEGVHVRVRGPGGNQQKNPGPGAQATIRALARAGIEIGRIEDVTPIPHDGTRAPKNKGF; this is encoded by the coding sequence ATGAGCGCCGAGGAAGGCGGGAAGCAGGACCGCTGGGGCGTCGCCCACATCTACGCGTCGTTCAACAACACCATCCTCACCGTCACGGACCTCACGGGCGCGGAGACCATCGTGAAGTCCTCGGGTGGGACCGTGGTGAAGCAGAACCGCGACGAGGCGTCGCCGTACGCCGCCATGCAGATGGCCGAGGTCGTCGCGGAGGAGATCAAGGCCGCCGGCATCGAGGGCGTGCACGTCCGCGTGCGCGGCCCCGGTGGCAACCAGCAGAAGAACCCCGGTCCCGGTGCGCAGGCGACCATCCGTGCGCTCGCCCGTGCCGGTATCGAGATCGGTCGCATCGAGGACGTCACACCCATCCCGCACGACGGGACGCGCGCACCGAAGAACAAGGGGTTCTGA
- the eno gene encoding phosphopyruvate hydratase, which produces MTLVTDVRLRRVLDSRGNPTVEAEVTTESGGFGRAAAPSGASTGEYEAIERPAEEAIAKARELAVPRLEGQVYAGDQRGVDAALRAADGTENFSEIGANSAVAISMAAAKAASDVLGAPLYQHLGGAFRGDEYPTPLGNVVGGGEHAADATDIQEFLAAPVGAPSVTEAVFANAAVHGAVHDVLAERDLPAGKGDEGAWAPSVSDAEAFAIVAEAIDRAEDEVGFEIRMGLDVAASEMWDAESGVYEYSDTTRTSEEQVDYVAGLVDDHDLVYVEDPLEEDDFEGFADLTDRVGDRTLVCGDDLFVTNVERLQRGIDEGAGNSILVKPNQIGTLSDAFDAVELARDNGYDAVISHRSGETEDTTIAHLAVATAAPFIKTGAVGGERTAKLNELIRIEENA; this is translated from the coding sequence GTGACGCTCGTCACCGACGTTCGACTCCGTCGCGTCCTCGACTCCCGTGGCAACCCCACGGTCGAGGCCGAGGTCACGACCGAGTCCGGCGGCTTCGGCCGTGCCGCGGCGCCCTCCGGGGCGTCGACCGGTGAGTACGAGGCCATCGAGCGACCGGCCGAGGAGGCCATCGCCAAGGCCCGCGAACTCGCCGTCCCTCGACTCGAGGGGCAGGTGTACGCGGGCGACCAGCGTGGCGTCGACGCCGCGCTCCGGGCCGCCGACGGGACCGAGAACTTCTCGGAGATCGGCGCGAACAGCGCCGTCGCCATCAGCATGGCCGCGGCGAAGGCCGCCAGCGACGTGCTCGGCGCGCCGCTCTACCAGCACCTCGGCGGCGCCTTCCGGGGTGACGAGTACCCGACGCCGCTGGGCAACGTCGTGGGTGGTGGCGAGCACGCCGCCGACGCGACCGACATCCAGGAGTTCCTCGCTGCGCCCGTGGGCGCGCCCTCCGTCACGGAGGCCGTCTTCGCCAACGCGGCGGTCCACGGTGCGGTCCACGACGTCCTCGCCGAACGGGATCTGCCCGCCGGCAAGGGCGACGAGGGTGCGTGGGCACCGAGCGTCTCCGACGCGGAGGCGTTCGCCATCGTGGCCGAGGCCATCGACCGAGCCGAGGACGAGGTCGGCTTCGAGATCCGGATGGGGCTCGACGTGGCCGCGTCCGAGATGTGGGACGCCGAGTCGGGCGTCTACGAGTACAGCGACACGACCCGCACCTCCGAAGAGCAGGTCGACTACGTCGCCGGCCTCGTGGACGACCACGACCTCGTCTACGTGGAGGACCCGCTGGAGGAGGACGACTTCGAGGGGTTCGCCGACCTGACCGATCGGGTGGGCGACCGCACCCTCGTCTGCGGTGACGACCTGTTCGTCACCAACGTCGAGCGACTCCAGCGTGGCATCGACGAGGGGGCCGGCAACAGCATCCTCGTCAAGCCGAACCAGATCGGGACGCTCTCGGACGCGTTCGACGCGGTCGAACTCGCTCGGGACAACGGCTACGACGCCGTCATCTCCCACCGGTCGGGAGAGACGGAGGACACCACCATCGCACACCTCGCCGTGGCGACGGCCGCCCCGTTCATCAAGACGGGCGCCGTCGGTGGCGAGCGAACCGCCAAACTGAACGAACTCATCAGAATCGAGGAGAACGCATGA
- a CDS encoding DNA-directed RNA polymerase subunit D translates to MSDEFEVEFIDRGDREARFVARGITPAFANGIRRAIVADVPTMSIDTVRMIENSSVMFDEQIALRLGLVPLTTPPGEFEEGDSVTLALDVTGPDTAYSGDIQSAEPLVEPADRNIPIIDLKEGQRLEFEAEAVLGRGKDHAKHQGGVAVGYRHLQRVEVVGDAPEYGEQEPNILRGVIEEHEAEHVADEYDAADGDVVPTETFDHDLTKRYPGKEVEVHDVPNAFVFSVETDGSMSVEDLVLEAVKSIHDRADELEEAVQL, encoded by the coding sequence ATGAGCGACGAGTTCGAGGTGGAGTTCATCGACCGCGGCGACCGGGAGGCGCGGTTCGTCGCCCGCGGCATCACGCCAGCGTTCGCCAACGGCATCCGGCGGGCCATCGTGGCCGACGTGCCGACGATGTCCATCGACACCGTGCGGATGATCGAGAACTCGTCGGTGATGTTCGACGAGCAGATCGCACTCCGCCTCGGTCTGGTGCCGCTGACGACGCCGCCCGGCGAGTTCGAGGAGGGTGACTCGGTCACCCTCGCGCTCGACGTGACCGGTCCGGACACGGCGTACTCGGGTGACATCCAGTCGGCCGAACCCCTCGTGGAGCCGGCCGACCGGAACATCCCCATCATCGACCTGAAGGAGGGCCAGCGCCTCGAGTTCGAGGCCGAGGCCGTCCTGGGTCGGGGGAAGGACCACGCCAAACACCAGGGCGGCGTGGCCGTCGGCTACCGACACCTCCAGCGTGTGGAGGTCGTCGGCGACGCGCCGGAGTACGGCGAGCAGGAACCCAACATCCTGCGCGGGGTCATCGAGGAGCACGAGGCCGAACACGTCGCGGACGAGTACGACGCCGCAGACGGCGACGTCGTCCCGACGGAGACGTTCGACCACGACCTCACGAAGCGTTACCCCGGCAAGGAAGTCGAGGTCCACGACGTGCCCAACGCCTTCGTCTTCAGCGTGGAGACGGACGGCTCGATGTCCGTCGAGGACCTCGTCCTCGAGGCCGTGAAGTCGATCCACGACCGCGCCGACGAACTCGAAGAAGCAGTCCAACTCTAG
- a CDS encoding 30S ribosomal protein S13: MSAEEPEEPEEEAEDIRYFVRIGQTDLDGTKSVERSLTDMNGIGHRAARIIAERAEVDRRAVFGKLDEEQIDRVVELVEGYADEVPEWMTNHQRAFFTGETTHEIGNELDMTRRRDINRMKMIDSYKGVRHKRGAKVRGQRTKSTGRTEGTIGVNVQAIKEEQAAEEAEGE, translated from the coding sequence ATGAGTGCAGAAGAACCGGAAGAACCGGAGGAGGAAGCGGAGGACATCCGTTACTTCGTCCGAATCGGCCAGACAGACCTCGACGGCACCAAGAGCGTCGAGCGTTCCCTGACCGACATGAACGGCATCGGCCACCGCGCCGCCCGCATCATCGCGGAGCGCGCGGAGGTCGACCGCCGTGCCGTGTTCGGCAAACTCGACGAGGAGCAGATCGACCGCGTGGTCGAACTCGTCGAGGGGTACGCAGACGAGGTGCCCGAGTGGATGACGAACCACCAGCGAGCGTTCTTCACTGGTGAGACCACCCACGAGATCGGTAACGAACTGGACATGACCCGCCGCCGGGACATCAACCGCATGAAGATGATCGACTCCTACAAGGGGGTCCGTCACAAGCGCGGTGCGAAGGTCCGCGGGCAGCGCACGAAGTCCACGGGTCGTACCGAGGGTACCATCGGGGTCAACGTACAGGCGATCAAGGAAGAGCAGGCCGCCGAAGAGGCGGAGGGCGAGTAA
- a CDS encoding DNA-directed RNA polymerase subunit N, with protein MMVPVRCFTCGNVVGEHWEEFKTRTQEDGENAAEVLDDLGVDRHCCRRMLISHKDLVDIVAPYQ; from the coding sequence ATGATGGTACCCGTCCGCTGTTTCACGTGCGGCAACGTCGTCGGTGAACACTGGGAGGAGTTCAAGACTCGGACCCAGGAGGACGGTGAGAACGCGGCCGAGGTACTGGACGACCTGGGCGTCGACCGGCACTGTTGCCGGCGGATGCTCATCTCGCACAAGGACCTGGTCGACATCGTCGCCCCCTACCAGTGA
- a CDS encoding 50S ribosomal protein L13, whose product MSMAEFDADVVVDARDCILGRVASQVAEKAMEGERVAIINAERAVITGGRDDVMSVYRDRVRVGSDRGPYYPKRPDGIFKRAVRGMIPYKTTRGREAFENVRVYVGNPYDEDGEVLDETSLDRLSNIKFVSLGEISEQLGANVTW is encoded by the coding sequence ATGAGCATGGCAGAGTTCGACGCGGACGTCGTTGTCGACGCCCGCGACTGCATCCTCGGACGCGTCGCCTCGCAGGTCGCCGAGAAGGCGATGGAGGGCGAGCGCGTCGCCATCATCAACGCCGAGCGTGCCGTCATCACCGGCGGCCGCGACGACGTGATGAGCGTCTACCGCGACCGCGTCCGGGTCGGCTCGGACCGTGGGCCGTACTACCCGAAGCGGCCGGACGGCATCTTCAAGCGTGCGGTGCGCGGGATGATTCCGTACAAGACCACGCGTGGGCGTGAGGCGTTCGAGAACGTCCGCGTCTACGTGGGGAACCCGTACGACGAGGACGGCGAGGTGCTCGACGAGACCTCGCTCGACCGACTCTCGAACATCAAGTTCGTCTCGCTGGGCGAGATCAGCGAACAACTCGGGGCCAACGTCACATGGTAA